The proteins below come from a single Chitinophaga pinensis DSM 2588 genomic window:
- a CDS encoding DUF4132 domain-containing protein → MDIRQFFPTKIIPDFETNLVSTLKSVYDGTASHELLTKRTAEITLQLMGKLQEKEQVSFVSYAMTAARQERITELLPTENEWDNEELYNLLRFLFGDEKAVYVKHAWSKFPNLMYMSGWNRRSFRAPERREKYLPNQLTFLKGIMLQVHVYGIDTHYQYECYDLTIKEQIIVDHEHDTQYLYHMWAAAIDLGNEEIFKLFEDIIYNKEPEGKVSDGIIRALLLSEREDAWQLVEKLLLSAQRQEGLRQTILEALDDCSTGALKYMLKVVIDNKLTRFSSVVRALDVWAGINWESEKESAVIRFLQKAHTYLSDPSLIPAAINGDDFSDIYMGLWAQGVYNVEQTLPYLTTLAHSSSRQKRSIAQQFVDDTSHYQLMLSVGRIGIEDESLAVVALATAVLREPIADDPKRYNEQYPDLFDKLHAVILRSDVKEKTFDKLPFSWMNNQYKRSDVLQAMLPLIFDQQDRLDLMMSYFDDMDLDVKSTMTRRILKGYAKSYYEDPEKLEPVTSFQRGFSMRIIRERGESLQNAGFKALATVELDKEELKVFKDLLKRKSGGIRNQIIGILLKQPDTLLISVLKELLEGDGEQRLAGLDIALQLQQQQRLLDALQPLLEAFRSRKSIPEKEAIILGQLSAEGTGAVVYDSSNGYGLYDPAAIPPIVKPVPDPTDFYHQCLAQGNFGLSQPVEKVKQALLDLYKLFIANKDFEYQVEGYNNNVETVLLGQLFSRMSRIAETTLSPEEEYATYPLPELWKGWYEQSGLTPGDLYILSELTVQSEYDGFTEDNQVAKPFIAELMAYMPENLPSEYAYRWSNPLLQIMQALQIIHPFAETEPFLVGAAATAFAALPEEVLKATFDTYSYYNGGDGWQQDSILNWYINKITISRLPEELLTRCWDLYHWRQFSGLPQNSKYYLPPLDLFGRAFQSGLISESEMYRGILSGDNIRELSDRKRAKHEKSYFDRYPFLQAMFLRVREHLLDIELKRGDTATTVTDFVKELESLEGINRFADILAGMGKTTLHKGYIYSSESENKQQLFSTLLKRCFPLDTDTDEMFAAAMKRIKVTETRLLEAAVYAPQWQKFVSKYLSWKGLDTAIWWMHAHTKTSTYAEKTPEAESEIARYSTIDVQDFKDGAVDKEWFEQAYQEIGQERWQKVYDAAKYISDGNGHRRARLYADVMTGDLKIKEVTEKVKDKRDQDYLRVYGLIPLNKSNAEKDILARYEYIQQFKKESKQFGAQKQTSEGTAIRIAMENLARNAGYADPQRLTWAMETKQVQQILSRETQVQYDDVLIGLIIGDDGEADVVAFKEDKKLAGIPAKYKKDTKVLELLEFKKTLREQFRRSRKALEEAMVRGDAFEAEELSNLFTHPIIARHLDKLVFVTSKGHGFWKDGALAPAKGKATKIAAGDKVRIAHCVDLHANGSWSDYQQYCFEKQVQQPFKQIFRELYVPIHEELQEKSISRRYAGHQVQPSKTVALLKSRGWKVDYEEGLQKVFHKQGFMVKMYAQANWFSPAEVESPVLEEIIFHNIKTWENVAFETIDPLIFSEVMRDIDLVVSVAHAGGVDPEASHSTIEMRTVLLQESARLFKLDNVTVSGNHAKIAGEYGEYSVHLGSAVVHQMPGKYLSILPVHSQQRGRLFLPFADDDPKSAELIAKVLLLARDKEIQDPTILRQLRFTN, encoded by the coding sequence ATGGACATTCGCCAATTCTTCCCCACGAAGATTATCCCTGACTTTGAAACAAACCTTGTTTCGACCCTGAAATCCGTGTACGACGGAACTGCCAGCCACGAACTACTGACAAAAAGAACTGCAGAAATTACCCTTCAGCTGATGGGTAAACTACAGGAAAAAGAGCAGGTCAGCTTTGTGTCTTATGCAATGACAGCTGCTCGCCAGGAGAGAATAACGGAACTGTTGCCCACCGAAAATGAATGGGATAACGAAGAACTGTACAACCTTTTGCGTTTTCTCTTTGGCGATGAAAAAGCCGTGTACGTAAAACATGCCTGGAGCAAGTTTCCCAACCTCATGTACATGAGCGGTTGGAATCGCCGCTCTTTCCGTGCTCCTGAAAGAAGAGAAAAATACCTGCCTAATCAGCTCACTTTTCTGAAAGGGATTATGCTGCAGGTACACGTCTACGGCATCGACACGCATTACCAGTACGAGTGCTATGATCTCACTATCAAAGAACAGATTATTGTGGACCATGAGCATGATACACAATATCTTTATCATATGTGGGCGGCAGCCATCGATCTGGGTAATGAAGAGATATTTAAGCTATTTGAAGATATTATTTACAATAAAGAGCCGGAAGGTAAAGTCAGCGACGGTATCATCAGAGCGCTCCTGTTAAGCGAACGCGAAGATGCCTGGCAACTGGTAGAGAAACTACTGTTGTCAGCACAAAGACAAGAGGGATTACGGCAGACCATACTCGAAGCACTGGACGATTGCAGTACCGGCGCTTTGAAGTATATGCTCAAAGTGGTTATAGATAACAAACTGACCAGATTTTCCTCCGTCGTAAGAGCACTGGATGTATGGGCCGGTATCAACTGGGAGTCTGAAAAAGAATCCGCTGTTATTCGCTTCCTTCAAAAAGCACATACGTATCTGTCAGATCCCTCACTGATCCCCGCGGCAATTAACGGTGACGACTTTTCTGATATATACATGGGGCTCTGGGCGCAAGGTGTATATAATGTAGAGCAGACATTGCCCTATCTAACAACATTAGCCCACAGCTCCTCCAGGCAGAAGCGGAGTATTGCCCAGCAGTTTGTAGATGATACCAGCCACTACCAGCTGATGCTCTCTGTAGGACGCATTGGTATAGAAGATGAAAGTTTAGCAGTCGTTGCCCTGGCAACCGCTGTGCTGCGTGAGCCGATTGCCGATGATCCTAAACGTTATAATGAACAGTATCCCGACCTGTTTGATAAACTACATGCTGTCATTTTACGCTCCGACGTCAAAGAGAAAACCTTTGATAAATTACCCTTCAGCTGGATGAATAATCAATATAAGCGTAGTGATGTATTACAGGCAATGCTCCCGCTGATATTCGATCAGCAGGACAGACTGGATCTGATGATGTCCTATTTTGACGACATGGATCTTGATGTGAAATCAACCATGACAAGACGGATCCTGAAAGGATATGCAAAATCATACTATGAGGATCCCGAAAAACTGGAACCTGTCACCAGTTTCCAGCGTGGCTTCAGTATGCGTATCATCAGGGAAAGAGGCGAATCTTTACAGAATGCCGGTTTCAAAGCCCTGGCCACAGTGGAACTGGACAAAGAAGAACTGAAAGTATTCAAAGACCTCCTGAAACGCAAAAGTGGCGGCATACGTAATCAGATCATCGGTATCCTGCTGAAACAGCCGGATACACTGCTGATCAGCGTACTGAAAGAGCTGCTGGAAGGAGATGGAGAGCAACGTCTCGCCGGACTCGATATCGCCCTGCAATTACAGCAGCAACAACGTTTACTGGATGCCCTGCAGCCATTACTGGAGGCATTCAGAAGCAGAAAGAGCATTCCGGAAAAGGAGGCTATTATACTCGGCCAGCTATCCGCTGAAGGGACCGGGGCTGTTGTTTATGACAGCAGTAATGGTTACGGATTATATGATCCGGCAGCTATACCCCCCATTGTAAAACCTGTTCCTGATCCGACTGATTTCTATCACCAATGCTTAGCCCAGGGAAACTTTGGCTTGTCGCAGCCGGTAGAAAAGGTTAAACAGGCGTTGCTGGACCTCTACAAGCTATTCATCGCGAACAAAGACTTCGAATACCAGGTAGAAGGTTATAATAACAATGTAGAAACGGTATTACTGGGACAGCTTTTCTCCAGGATGTCAAGAATCGCTGAAACGACGCTTTCGCCTGAAGAGGAATATGCTACGTATCCGTTACCGGAACTATGGAAAGGCTGGTATGAACAATCCGGACTAACACCAGGAGATCTGTATATTCTGAGTGAACTGACTGTCCAATCTGAGTATGACGGCTTTACGGAGGACAATCAGGTGGCGAAACCATTTATAGCAGAGCTGATGGCCTATATGCCTGAAAATCTGCCAAGCGAATACGCCTACCGATGGTCAAACCCATTATTGCAGATCATGCAGGCATTGCAGATCATCCATCCTTTCGCAGAAACAGAACCATTCCTGGTAGGTGCTGCAGCCACAGCCTTTGCAGCTTTACCGGAAGAAGTATTGAAAGCAACATTCGACACATACAGTTACTATAACGGAGGAGATGGCTGGCAGCAGGACTCCATCCTGAACTGGTATATCAATAAGATCACGATCAGCCGGCTGCCGGAAGAACTGCTTACACGCTGCTGGGATCTATATCATTGGCGTCAGTTCAGCGGTCTGCCCCAAAACAGCAAATATTATTTACCCCCACTGGACCTCTTTGGCAGAGCATTTCAGAGCGGATTGATCTCCGAAAGTGAAATGTACCGCGGTATCCTCTCCGGTGATAATATCAGGGAACTCTCCGACAGAAAAAGGGCGAAACATGAAAAGAGCTATTTCGATAGGTATCCTTTCTTACAGGCTATGTTCCTACGCGTACGGGAACATTTGCTCGATATAGAACTGAAACGGGGTGATACCGCTACTACCGTGACGGATTTTGTGAAGGAACTGGAATCACTGGAAGGTATCAATCGTTTTGCAGACATCCTGGCTGGTATGGGTAAAACCACGCTGCACAAAGGCTATATCTACTCTTCTGAAAGCGAAAACAAACAGCAGTTATTCAGTACCCTGCTAAAGAGATGTTTCCCGCTGGATACCGATACAGACGAGATGTTCGCAGCTGCTATGAAGCGTATCAAGGTCACCGAAACCCGTTTGCTGGAAGCGGCCGTATATGCACCGCAATGGCAGAAATTTGTGAGCAAATACCTTAGCTGGAAAGGGCTGGATACCGCTATCTGGTGGATGCATGCGCATACGAAGACTTCGACCTATGCAGAAAAAACGCCTGAGGCAGAAAGCGAGATCGCACGCTACTCTACCATAGATGTACAGGACTTCAAAGACGGTGCGGTTGACAAAGAATGGTTTGAACAGGCTTACCAGGAAATAGGGCAGGAGCGCTGGCAGAAGGTCTATGACGCTGCTAAATACATCAGCGATGGCAATGGTCACCGCAGAGCGAGATTATATGCAGATGTAATGACTGGCGACCTGAAGATCAAAGAAGTTACAGAGAAAGTAAAAGATAAACGTGACCAGGATTACCTGCGTGTTTATGGGCTGATACCATTGAACAAATCCAACGCAGAAAAGGATATCCTGGCCCGCTACGAATATATCCAGCAGTTTAAAAAAGAAAGTAAACAGTTTGGCGCCCAGAAACAAACCAGTGAAGGGACTGCCATCCGCATCGCCATGGAAAACCTGGCCAGAAATGCAGGTTACGCAGATCCGCAACGACTGACCTGGGCCATGGAAACCAAACAGGTACAGCAGATCCTGTCCAGGGAGACGCAGGTACAATACGACGACGTATTGATTGGCCTGATTATCGGTGATGATGGTGAAGCAGATGTGGTAGCGTTCAAAGAAGATAAAAAACTGGCTGGTATACCCGCCAAATACAAAAAGGATACGAAAGTACTGGAGCTGTTAGAGTTCAAAAAGACCTTGAGAGAGCAATTCCGTCGTTCCCGCAAAGCGCTGGAAGAAGCGATGGTAAGAGGTGATGCGTTTGAGGCGGAAGAACTTAGCAACCTGTTTACGCATCCGATTATTGCCAGACACCTGGATAAACTTGTGTTCGTCACGTCTAAAGGACATGGTTTCTGGAAAGATGGCGCATTAGCGCCTGCTAAAGGCAAAGCGACGAAAATCGCGGCTGGTGACAAAGTTCGTATTGCACATTGCGTGGACTTACACGCCAATGGCAGCTGGAGTGATTATCAGCAGTATTGCTTTGAAAAACAGGTACAACAGCCATTCAAACAGATCTTCCGTGAACTGTATGTTCCGATACACGAAGAATTGCAGGAAAAGTCCATTTCCCGCCGTTATGCCGGTCACCAGGTACAACCGTCCAAAACAGTGGCATTGCTGAAATCAAGGGGCTGGAAAGTGGATTATGAAGAAGGGTTACAGAAGGTATTCCACAAGCAGGGCTTTATGGTGAAGATGTATGCACAGGCGAATTGGTTCTCTCCGGCAGAAGTGGAAAGTCCTGTATTAGAAGAAATCATCTTCCATAATATCAAGACCTGGGAGAATGTAGCTTTTGAAACGATCGATCCACTGATCTTCAGTGAGGTAATGCGTGATATAGACCTGGTAGTAAGCGTAGCTCATGCTGGCGGTGTAGATCCTGAGGCCAGCCATTCCACCATCGAAATGCGCACGGTATTGCTGCAGGAAAGCGCCAGATTGTTTAAGCTGGATAATGTCACTGTCAGCGGTAACCACGCGAAAATAGCCGGAGAATACGGAGAATACAGCGTACATCTGGGCAGTGCCGTGGTACACCAGATGCCGGGTAAATACCTGTCTATCTTACCGGTGCATTCACAGCAGCGTGGCAGATTATTCCTGCCTTTCGCAGATGATGATCCGAAATCGGCTGAACTGATCGCTAAAGTGCTGTTACTGGCAAGAGATAAAGAAATCCAGGATCCGACCATCCTGCGTCAGCTGCGGTTTACGAATTAG
- a CDS encoding DUF6965 family protein: protein MKYADKEIQEMEEFFKTAELPKTLTLGPGVVITDLKAFAFSHLQIMKLRQGVGIFEVFYDRLVQVRNILSPATQEVA from the coding sequence ATGAAATATGCCGACAAAGAGATCCAGGAGATGGAAGAATTTTTCAAAACAGCTGAACTACCAAAGACGCTTACTTTAGGACCGGGCGTGGTTATTACAGACCTGAAAGCCTTTGCATTCAGTCACCTTCAGATTATGAAATTAAGACAAGGAGTGGGAATTTTTGAGGTATTTTACGATCGTCTCGTACAGGTAAGAAATATATTATCACCAGCAACACAGGAAGTAGCTTAG
- a CDS encoding helix-turn-helix domain-containing protein — MEANAHRSQGFVGCDGVRIENGNFKVHVASNQYKTASPYIRRDFYKITLFKGISRLHYADTGILIDKPALTFSNPLVPYAWEPISDHWNGYYCQFTEEFMNIHERNHLSFQDSPLFKIGGNPVCFLSEEQYANVETLFKKMIAEEATDYVHKYEVIKNYVNLIIHEALRMQPATPVSRPTSAAVRITMSFMELLEKQFPVLAPSQALELKTAGDYAKNLAIHVNHLNHAVRDVTGKATTVHIRERIIAEAKLLLRNTDWSIADIAYALGFDYPAYFNNFFKKQTGMTPRSAKLVTTGSI; from the coding sequence ATGGAAGCCAACGCACACAGGAGTCAGGGATTTGTTGGATGTGACGGAGTAAGGATTGAGAATGGTAATTTTAAGGTACATGTAGCCAGTAATCAATATAAAACCGCTTCTCCCTATATCCGCAGGGATTTCTATAAAATAACGCTATTCAAAGGCATTTCCAGGCTGCATTATGCAGATACTGGTATTCTCATAGATAAACCGGCACTGACATTCTCCAACCCACTCGTACCTTATGCATGGGAACCCATCTCAGACCACTGGAACGGATACTATTGTCAGTTTACGGAAGAATTCATGAACATTCATGAACGCAATCACCTGTCATTCCAGGATTCCCCTTTGTTCAAAATAGGCGGTAATCCTGTCTGTTTTTTGTCTGAAGAACAGTACGCCAACGTAGAGACGCTTTTCAAAAAAATGATTGCTGAAGAGGCCACAGATTACGTACATAAATACGAAGTCATCAAGAATTATGTGAACCTCATTATTCATGAAGCCTTGCGTATGCAACCGGCAACGCCTGTCAGCAGGCCGACCAGTGCAGCCGTACGCATTACCATGTCCTTCATGGAGCTCCTGGAAAAACAATTTCCGGTACTGGCGCCTTCGCAGGCACTGGAACTGAAAACAGCAGGGGATTATGCTAAAAATCTGGCTATTCACGTGAATCATCTTAATCACGCAGTGAGAGATGTAACAGGTAAAGCCACTACCGTACATATCCGGGAGCGTATTATTGCTGAAGCTAAATTATTGCTGAGAAATACAGACTGGAGTATTGCAGATATCGCTTACGCGTTGGGGTTCGATTATCCTGCTTATTTCAATAACTTTTTCAAGAAACAGACGGGGATGACTCCCCGTTCTGCCAAATTAGTAACAACAGGAAGTATCTAA
- a CDS encoding TonB-dependent receptor domain-containing protein, giving the protein MTRYLIIVSGFVSVGVYGQDASNIQKDTTVKILSEVTVSASRTRESLLRSPVSIQKAGEQYFRMSAAPSFYDALEHLQGVQLITPSLGFKVLNARGFANTTNVRFAQLVDGMDVASPHIGGPIANALGPSDLDVTNVEILPGVASALYGMNTVNGLANISTKNPFTSEGLSIQQKTALTHLSDANSAVKAYTETSIRWAKVISPKLAFKINGTFNQGYDWVANDHRELNGQANASTGLLGKDNPARDPLSSYGNESSDRRTISLGGRNYVVARTGYDEKDVVDYDLRNIKADAGIYYQLKPGMTLTYLYHIALLDNVYQRANRFRLEDYLVQQHGIQFQSSSLQLKVYLNRENTGNSYNLRSMAENIDRNYKPDNQWYADYTAAFNTATGAGATVADAHRQGRVAADAGRPLPGTEAFSNSLTKLAQINNWDIGAALKVKASFIHAEGQVDLTQDLLSSLKEKAGLQILVGSDHRTYIIEPDGNYFINPEAGKEYTNIHYAKTGGFVSVTKTLLNGELKLGAILRGDKNDYFDLMITPRFTAVYSPVNTQHFRASYQSGYRYPSIFEAYSNVNSGGVKRVGGLPAMSQGIFEKAWLASSITTFQQAVLTDVNSAGLTQNQAIEKNKGLLKKNPYTYIKAEHVKSMEIGYKGIFDDGRFFIDAEAYLNKYKNFIAQANMNVPNTGVADSIPYALYNKSKQSPYRMWTNSQTEVNNYGGSLGLTYTEKGYVANANVTYAKLKMSDKEDGLEDGFNTPSWTLNVSLAKERILKHAGAGISWKWQSSYYWQSFLVNGDVDAYSTVEAQVTYLFDKINCKAKLGASNLLNKYYYSFLGGPSIGGMYYLTVTYGIR; this is encoded by the coding sequence ATGACCAGATATCTAATCATCGTCTCCGGCTTTGTCAGTGTAGGTGTGTACGGACAGGATGCGTCTAACATACAGAAAGACACAACTGTGAAGATATTATCTGAAGTAACCGTATCTGCCTCCCGCACCAGGGAAAGCCTGCTCCGTTCTCCCGTGAGCATTCAGAAAGCTGGTGAACAATACTTTCGCATGTCTGCTGCTCCTTCCTTCTATGACGCGCTTGAACACCTCCAGGGTGTACAGCTGATCACCCCAAGCCTGGGTTTTAAAGTGCTGAATGCACGTGGCTTCGCCAATACTACGAACGTACGTTTTGCACAACTCGTAGATGGAATGGACGTCGCGTCTCCACATATCGGTGGCCCTATCGCCAATGCGCTCGGACCCTCTGACCTCGATGTCACTAACGTAGAAATATTACCGGGTGTAGCATCCGCGCTTTATGGTATGAATACCGTTAACGGACTGGCGAATATCTCGACTAAAAATCCTTTCACTTCAGAAGGATTAAGCATACAGCAGAAGACAGCCCTGACACACCTGAGCGACGCTAACAGCGCAGTAAAAGCCTATACGGAAACAAGTATCCGATGGGCAAAGGTGATTAGTCCGAAGCTGGCTTTTAAGATCAATGGTACCTTTAATCAGGGATATGACTGGGTAGCAAATGATCACCGGGAGCTAAACGGTCAGGCGAATGCAAGTACCGGTCTGCTGGGAAAAGATAACCCTGCACGGGATCCTTTAAGTAGTTACGGCAATGAATCGTCCGACAGAAGAACGATCAGCCTTGGTGGCCGCAATTATGTCGTTGCGCGTACAGGGTATGACGAAAAAGACGTTGTTGATTATGACCTCCGCAATATCAAAGCCGATGCAGGTATTTATTATCAGCTGAAACCAGGTATGACCCTGACATACCTTTATCATATAGCCCTCCTGGACAACGTATACCAGCGCGCCAACCGCTTCCGCCTGGAAGACTACCTGGTACAGCAACATGGTATACAGTTTCAATCAAGTAGTCTGCAGCTGAAAGTCTACCTGAACAGAGAAAATACAGGTAATTCCTATAACCTCCGTTCCATGGCAGAAAACATTGATCGTAATTACAAACCAGACAATCAATGGTATGCCGACTATACCGCAGCTTTCAATACAGCCACCGGTGCAGGCGCCACTGTTGCAGATGCACATAGACAGGGCAGGGTAGCAGCAGATGCAGGTCGTCCTTTACCAGGTACGGAAGCCTTCTCTAACAGTCTGACAAAACTCGCACAGATCAATAACTGGGATATCGGTGCAGCCCTGAAAGTAAAAGCCAGCTTCATCCATGCGGAAGGACAGGTAGATCTTACCCAGGACCTGCTGAGCAGTCTGAAAGAAAAAGCTGGTTTACAGATACTGGTAGGTAGCGATCACCGGACCTACATCATTGAGCCGGATGGTAACTATTTCATCAATCCTGAAGCAGGGAAAGAATACACCAATATTCACTATGCAAAAACAGGCGGTTTTGTGTCTGTTACCAAAACATTGCTGAACGGTGAGCTGAAACTGGGCGCTATCCTGAGAGGTGATAAAAATGACTATTTCGACCTGATGATCACGCCTCGTTTTACAGCAGTCTATTCACCGGTAAACACACAACATTTCCGGGCCTCTTACCAGAGCGGATACCGTTATCCGAGTATCTTCGAAGCCTATTCCAACGTGAACAGCGGTGGAGTGAAACGTGTAGGTGGTCTGCCTGCTATGTCGCAAGGCATCTTTGAAAAAGCATGGCTGGCATCGTCTATTACCACTTTCCAGCAAGCCGTGCTGACTGACGTCAACAGCGCCGGACTCACACAAAATCAGGCCATCGAAAAGAATAAAGGACTGCTGAAGAAAAACCCTTACACCTACATCAAAGCCGAACACGTAAAATCTATGGAAATAGGCTACAAAGGCATTTTTGACGATGGCAGGTTCTTTATCGATGCGGAAGCCTACCTGAATAAGTACAAAAACTTTATCGCACAGGCGAATATGAATGTGCCGAATACAGGAGTGGCTGACTCTATTCCTTATGCCCTCTATAACAAAAGCAAACAGAGCCCTTACCGTATGTGGACCAATTCACAGACGGAAGTCAATAACTACGGTGGTAGTCTGGGCCTGACCTACACCGAAAAAGGCTATGTCGCCAATGCTAATGTGACCTATGCCAAACTGAAAATGTCAGACAAGGAAGACGGATTGGAAGATGGTTTTAACACCCCTTCCTGGACACTGAATGTTTCCCTGGCAAAGGAGCGCATATTAAAGCACGCAGGCGCCGGTATTTCCTGGAAATGGCAGAGTAGCTATTACTGGCAGTCTTTTCTCGTAAATGGCGATGTAGATGCTTATTCTACCGTAGAGGCACAGGTGACGTATTTATTTGACAAGATCAATTGTAAGGCAAAACTAGGCGCCAGTAACCTGCTGAATAAGTATTATTACTCCTTCCTGGGCGGACCATCTATAGGAGGGATGTATTACCTGACAGTGACATATGGCATACGCTGA
- a CDS encoding winged helix-turn-helix domain-containing protein, producing the protein MEKAIKDILSNGVLKVNGSLWLEGNGNRFLGPGPVQLLELIQETGSMNQAAKRMKMSYKKAWELINNLNSMAGTPLVVTSTGGDNGGGSAISEEALQLIAYHRELRVRFAKFLEEETQRLK; encoded by the coding sequence ATGGAAAAGGCAATCAAAGACATCCTCTCAAACGGCGTATTAAAAGTGAATGGCAGCTTATGGCTGGAAGGAAACGGTAACCGTTTCTTGGGTCCCGGCCCCGTACAGTTACTGGAACTGATACAGGAAACCGGCTCCATGAACCAGGCAGCCAAACGCATGAAGATGTCTTATAAGAAAGCCTGGGAACTCATTAATAATCTGAATAGTATGGCAGGTACGCCACTGGTCGTTACCAGTACCGGCGGTGATAATGGCGGCGGTTCTGCTATCTCTGAAGAAGCCCTTCAGCTCATTGCTTACCATCGTGAATTAAGAGTCCGGTTCGCCAAATTTCTTGAAGAAGAGACACAACGCTTAAAATAA
- the moaA gene encoding GTP 3',8-cyclase MoaA has protein sequence MIIDSYNRVHDYLRISLTDNCNLRCFYCMPEEDYDFTPASRLMQADEIATLAGIFTANGVRKIRLTGGEPLVRKDAAKIILSLSRLPVELTMTTNGARLHEFADVLEEAGIRSLNISLDTLQADKFMLITRRDLFHQVKSNIDLLLNMGIRVKVNVVMMKGLNDNEINDFIAWTKHTPVHVRFIEFMPFSGNRWTSNKVMSLQEILHTISAAYDFLPLKGGPHDTAKGFIVPGHAGTFSVISTMTEPFCGTCNRMRLTADGKLKNCLFSKGETDLLTALRNKEEILPLIQGNILSKAKELGGQFTGKLEDVHAELIENRSMITIGG, from the coding sequence ATGATAATTGATTCGTATAACCGTGTGCATGATTACCTGCGGATTTCCCTGACAGATAATTGTAACCTGCGGTGTTTTTACTGCATGCCGGAGGAAGACTATGACTTCACGCCAGCTTCCCGGTTAATGCAGGCCGACGAAATAGCCACTTTAGCAGGCATTTTTACCGCCAATGGCGTCCGTAAAATCAGACTCACTGGTGGTGAACCGCTGGTAAGGAAAGATGCTGCAAAGATCATACTTTCCCTTTCCCGTCTGCCGGTAGAACTGACCATGACCACCAACGGTGCAAGACTGCATGAATTTGCCGATGTGCTGGAAGAAGCCGGCATACGTTCCCTGAATATCAGTCTCGATACCCTGCAGGCAGACAAATTTATGCTGATCACCCGCCGTGACCTGTTTCACCAGGTGAAAAGCAATATCGATCTGCTGCTGAATATGGGTATCCGCGTGAAGGTAAACGTAGTGATGATGAAAGGCCTGAACGACAATGAAATCAACGACTTCATCGCCTGGACCAAACACACGCCGGTACATGTCCGCTTTATTGAATTTATGCCTTTCAGCGGTAACCGCTGGACCAGCAACAAGGTCATGTCCCTCCAGGAAATCCTGCACACCATCAGCGCTGCATATGATTTCTTACCTTTGAAAGGTGGACCGCATGATACCGCTAAGGGATTCATCGTACCCGGACACGCTGGTACTTTCTCCGTGATCAGTACCATGACCGAACCTTTCTGCGGTACCTGCAACAGAATGCGGCTGACGGCTGACGGCAAACTGAAAAACTGCCTCTTTTCCAAAGGAGAAACAGACCTGCTGACAGCCCTCCGGAATAAGGAAGAAATACTGCCGCTGATACAAGGAAACATCCTCAGTAAAGCAAAAGAACTCGGTGGACAATTCACCGGTAAACTGGAAGATGTACATGCAGAACTGATCGAAAACAGAAGTATGATCACCATCGGCGGATAA
- a CDS encoding NTP transferase domain-containing protein, with amino-acid sequence MEKYGVIILGAGNSSRLGQPKQLLMYKGKTLICQMAEEAIAAVGSPVVLVTGANAPQILEKLCGFAIEIVENEQWSEGMGSSISTGMKAIAKHSGLTGVIIMVCDQPFVNAALLQQLIDQQTIAGKGIIASTYDNTAGTPVLFSNTYFDALTALEGQQGAKKILQQSTDDLALVPFPLGALDIDTAEDYQRLLTGQVAN; translated from the coding sequence ATGGAAAAATACGGTGTAATCATTCTGGGAGCGGGTAATTCTTCCCGCCTGGGACAACCGAAACAATTGCTGATGTACAAGGGCAAAACCCTGATCTGTCAGATGGCTGAAGAGGCGATAGCAGCAGTAGGAAGCCCCGTTGTACTCGTAACAGGTGCAAATGCACCCCAGATATTGGAGAAATTGTGCGGATTCGCCATCGAAATAGTAGAGAATGAACAATGGTCGGAAGGTATGGGCTCTTCCATCAGCACCGGAATGAAAGCCATCGCCAAACATTCCGGCCTCACAGGTGTCATCATTATGGTATGTGATCAGCCTTTCGTAAATGCAGCCTTGCTGCAACAACTGATCGATCAGCAGACGATCGCCGGAAAAGGCATCATCGCCAGCACATACGATAATACAGCCGGTACTCCCGTTCTTTTCAGCAATACTTATTTTGACGCACTTACCGCTCTCGAAGGACAGCAGGGCGCTAAAAAGATATTACAGCAGTCTACCGATGACCTGGCACTTGTGCCATTTCCCTTAGGCGCGCTGGATATAGATACCGCTGAAGATTATCAGCGATTACTAACAGGGCAAGTTGCAAACTGA